In Edaphobacter dinghuensis, a genomic segment contains:
- a CDS encoding YdcF family protein has protein sequence MRYLNRAFFYLSAIVFAIALFMVGIYITIPTHNTAATHFDTLIVLGYPANADGTPSPEQRERVLEGVREYKAGVAPYIIMTGTAAHNQYVEADVMAQLARSQGVPASAILEDTQAQNTIQNIYYSARIMHDHDMNSAEIISSPSHLPRAALIVNTFNVDQPSLYINWRTHAAHWPPEYSIFREAILYIGEARNCLILRFNGFPSSRFLPRDRAIN, from the coding sequence GTGAGATATCTCAACCGGGCCTTCTTCTATCTCTCGGCTATCGTCTTCGCCATCGCGCTCTTTATGGTGGGTATCTATATCACGATCCCCACGCACAACACCGCCGCCACCCACTTCGACACGCTGATCGTGCTTGGCTACCCGGCCAACGCCGACGGCACCCCTTCGCCGGAGCAGCGCGAGCGTGTCCTCGAAGGTGTTCGCGAGTACAAGGCCGGGGTGGCACCGTACATCATCATGACCGGCACCGCCGCACACAATCAGTACGTCGAAGCAGACGTGATGGCGCAACTGGCACGCTCGCAGGGCGTTCCGGCGTCGGCGATCCTTGAAGATACCCAGGCACAGAACACGATTCAGAACATCTACTACTCGGCCCGCATCATGCACGATCACGACATGAACTCCGCCGAGATTATCAGCTCTCCGAGCCATCTTCCTCGCGCTGCGCTCATCGTCAACACCTTCAACGTCGACCAGCCCAGCCTCTACATCAACTGGCGCACCCACGCCGCGCACTGGCCGCCGGAGTACAGCATCTTCCGCGAGGCCATCCTCTACATCGGAGAGGCACGGAACTGCCTGATTCTGCGCTTCAACGGCTTCCCTTCCTCGCGCTTCCTCCCCCGAGATCGCGCTATTAATTAG
- a CDS encoding DUF302 domain-containing protein — protein sequence MSTPNGLVTHPSPYSVPETLDRLEAVLHAKNINVFARVDHSGEAAKVGLAMPPTQLLIFGNPKGGTPIMLAAPLSAIDLPLKALAWQDAGGKVWVSINDPRYLQTRYDLSDELLKPIAGIEGLILQAIA from the coding sequence ATGAGCACGCCGAACGGCCTCGTCACTCACCCCAGCCCCTACTCTGTCCCTGAGACACTTGACCGCCTCGAGGCCGTCCTGCACGCCAAGAACATCAATGTCTTTGCCCGTGTCGACCACAGCGGCGAGGCCGCGAAGGTTGGCCTGGCCATGCCGCCCACGCAGTTGCTGATCTTCGGCAACCCCAAAGGCGGCACGCCGATCATGCTCGCCGCGCCGCTGTCGGCCATCGATCTTCCGCTCAAGGCGCTGGCCTGGCAGGATGCCGGGGGCAAGGTCTGGGTAAGTATCAATGATCCGCGCTACTTGCAGACGCGCTACGATCTGAGCGATGAGCTGCTCAAACCCATTGCCGGAATCGAAGGCCTTATCTTGCAGGCGATAGCCTGA
- a CDS encoding type II toxin-antitoxin system VapC family toxin, whose amino-acid sequence MSKIFWDSMLFIYLLEGNPSYSKRVQHLLQRSYERSDSLHSSFLAYGEVMAGAANSPDKGVRIQQTMKEMGFSYLPFDAGAVTPFSRLRAINKLKIADAIHLASAASAGIDLFLTGDKQLLGLDVPGIQFIADFNTPLL is encoded by the coding sequence TTGAGCAAGATCTTTTGGGATTCAATGCTCTTTATCTATCTGCTGGAAGGGAATCCCTCCTATTCAAAACGAGTCCAGCATCTTTTGCAGAGGTCCTATGAGCGGAGCGATTCGCTTCATAGTAGCTTTCTTGCTTACGGAGAAGTGATGGCTGGTGCAGCAAATTCGCCCGACAAGGGAGTGCGGATACAGCAGACCATGAAGGAAATGGGCTTCTCTTATCTTCCTTTCGATGCTGGTGCTGTGACTCCATTCAGCAGGTTACGAGCTATCAACAAATTAAAGATCGCCGATGCGATTCATTTGGCTTCTGCAGCTTCGGCAGGCATTGATTTGTTTCTTACCGGGGATAAACAGTTGTTGGGGTTAGATGTACCGGGAATTCAATTCATTGCGGATTTCAATACACCATTGCTCTGA
- the uvrB gene encoding excinuclease ABC subunit UvrB yields the protein MDFQLSTTYKPQGDQPRAIEELVSGLNAGEKDQVLLGVTGSGKTFTMAKVIAESNRPALILAHNKTLAAQLYHEFKTFFPNNAVEYFVSYYDYYQPEAYIPAGDLFIEKEATINEELDKLRLSATRSLFERRDCIIVSSVSCIYGLGSPEAYYGMLLLLEKGQKIKREDIIRRLVEILYERNDVDFRRGTFRVRGDIIEVYPTYDENAYRIELFGDEIDLLSQIDPLFGSVRQKYSRLPIYPKSHYVVQPERKKAASDSILEELFEWEAQLEKEGRLVESQRIHQRTRFDLEMIKSVGYCHGIENYSRHMSGRLPGEPPPTLLDYFPRDFLIFIDESHVTVPQLHGMWHGDRSRKQNLIDYGFRLPSALDNRPLRFEEFESRTGQIVYVSATPGPYELTKSAGVVVEQIIRPTGLIDPIVEIRPVKGQIDDLLAEIRDRTAKNQRVLVTTLTKRMSEDLASYYTEVGVRCRYMHSEIETLERIKLLRDLRKGEYDVLIGINLLREGLDLPEVSLVAILDADKEGFLRSQGSLIQTIGRAARHLEGRAILYADKMTDSMQRAIDETNRRREKQEAYNEENGITPVSVKSAIEMGLAGILKADYADLTDEAEGVPDFATQQELDTYIGKLESDMREAAKKFEFEKATKLRDTVKELRTKEFLFS from the coding sequence ATGGATTTCCAGCTCTCCACTACCTATAAGCCTCAGGGTGATCAGCCTCGCGCCATTGAAGAACTTGTGAGCGGGCTCAACGCTGGAGAGAAGGACCAGGTACTGCTCGGCGTCACCGGTTCGGGCAAGACCTTCACCATGGCCAAGGTCATCGCCGAGTCGAACCGTCCCGCGCTGATCCTCGCGCATAATAAGACGCTCGCCGCACAGCTTTATCACGAGTTCAAGACCTTCTTTCCGAACAACGCGGTCGAATACTTCGTCTCCTACTACGACTACTACCAGCCGGAAGCCTATATTCCTGCCGGCGACCTCTTCATCGAAAAAGAGGCGACCATCAACGAGGAGTTGGACAAGCTTCGCCTCTCCGCCACACGCAGTCTCTTCGAGCGTCGCGACTGCATCATCGTCAGCTCTGTCTCGTGCATCTACGGCCTCGGCTCGCCCGAAGCCTACTACGGCATGTTGCTTCTGCTCGAAAAAGGCCAGAAGATCAAGCGCGAAGATATCATTCGCCGCCTCGTCGAAATCCTCTACGAGCGCAACGATGTGGACTTCCGCCGTGGGACGTTTCGCGTGCGCGGAGACATCATCGAGGTCTATCCCACGTACGACGAAAACGCCTATCGCATCGAGCTCTTCGGCGATGAGATCGACTTGCTCTCGCAGATCGATCCTCTCTTCGGCAGCGTTCGTCAGAAGTACTCGCGTCTGCCTATCTATCCGAAGTCGCACTACGTCGTGCAACCGGAGCGCAAAAAAGCTGCTTCCGACTCCATTCTCGAAGAGCTCTTCGAGTGGGAGGCGCAGCTTGAAAAAGAAGGCCGTTTGGTCGAGTCGCAGCGCATTCATCAGCGCACGCGCTTTGATCTGGAGATGATTAAATCCGTAGGCTACTGCCACGGCATCGAGAACTACTCTCGCCATATGTCAGGCCGCCTGCCGGGTGAGCCGCCACCGACGCTGCTCGATTATTTTCCCCGCGACTTCCTCATCTTCATCGACGAGTCGCACGTCACCGTGCCGCAACTCCACGGCATGTGGCACGGCGACCGCAGCCGCAAGCAGAACCTCATCGACTACGGCTTCCGTCTGCCCTCGGCGCTCGACAATCGTCCGCTGCGCTTTGAAGAGTTCGAGTCTCGCACCGGCCAGATTGTTTATGTCTCTGCGACTCCCGGCCCTTATGAACTCACCAAGTCTGCCGGTGTCGTCGTCGAACAGATTATTCGCCCCACTGGCCTCATCGATCCCATCGTCGAGATTCGTCCAGTCAAAGGACAGATCGACGATCTGCTCGCCGAGATCCGTGACCGCACTGCAAAAAATCAGCGCGTGTTAGTGACAACCCTGACCAAGCGCATGTCGGAAGACCTAGCCAGCTACTACACCGAAGTTGGCGTTCGCTGCCGCTATATGCACTCTGAGATCGAGACGCTGGAACGCATCAAGCTGCTGCGCGATCTGCGCAAGGGCGAGTACGACGTGCTGATCGGCATCAACCTACTGCGCGAAGGACTCGACCTGCCCGAAGTTTCGCTGGTGGCTATTCTCGATGCGGATAAAGAAGGATTCCTCCGCTCGCAGGGATCGCTGATTCAAACCATCGGCCGCGCCGCTCGGCATCTGGAAGGCCGCGCCATTTTGTATGCCGATAAGATGACCGACTCCATGCAGCGTGCCATCGACGAGACCAACCGCCGCCGCGAAAAACAGGAGGCCTACAACGAAGAGAACGGCATCACTCCTGTCTCCGTGAAGAGTGCCATCGAGATGGGCCTCGCCGGCATCCTCAAAGCCGACTACGCCGACCTCACCGACGAGGCCGAAGGCGTTCCCGACTTCGCCACCCAGCAGGAGCTGGACACCTACATCGGCAAACTGGAATCGGATATGCGCGAAGCGGCGAAGAAGTTTGAGTTTGAAAAAGCCACCAAGTTGCGTGATACGGTGAAGGAACTCCGCACCAAGGAGTTTTTATTTAGCTGA
- a CDS encoding class I SAM-dependent methyltransferase: MNSCRNCGASTLRELGFIGNLAPFFLKRVYRIELATRISSHPFKRFIQKLTAPIQSLVSRIQPAIAAIEMQSCLNCSFVQSKFPFPEEGLARLYADYRSDSYNKERCHYEPYYAAIANQIGQHTERGLDRITALTKWLESRVNLSEASMLDYGGANGQFLPNVPGEKYVFEISDIEPYAGVIRIADASQLQTYSYIQLSHVLEHVNEPLIMVRQVAAFLAKDGYLLIEVPQDSSSDFLKRLQTGDLNCDVGVHEHINNYCELSVQKLIEAAGLQLISIEAVPVENPSAKQNFIRALAKNWQ, translated from the coding sequence ATGAATAGTTGTAGGAATTGCGGAGCCTCGACTCTGCGCGAGTTAGGTTTTATCGGAAATCTTGCTCCATTTTTTCTCAAGCGTGTCTATCGAATCGAATTAGCGACCCGTATTTCGTCTCACCCGTTCAAGCGATTTATCCAGAAACTGACAGCTCCAATACAGTCGCTTGTATCACGAATACAGCCTGCCATCGCTGCAATCGAGATGCAGTCCTGCCTCAACTGTTCTTTTGTTCAGAGTAAATTTCCTTTTCCGGAAGAAGGCCTTGCTCGCCTTTACGCGGACTATCGTTCCGATTCTTACAATAAAGAGCGTTGCCACTACGAACCTTATTATGCTGCGATTGCCAATCAAATCGGTCAGCATACAGAACGTGGCCTGGATCGCATCACTGCTCTTACCAAATGGTTGGAGAGCAGAGTAAATCTCAGCGAAGCTTCCATGCTCGACTATGGTGGCGCTAACGGTCAGTTCCTCCCGAACGTTCCGGGAGAAAAATATGTCTTTGAGATCTCCGACATTGAGCCATATGCAGGAGTTATTCGCATAGCCGATGCTTCTCAGCTCCAGACCTACTCCTACATCCAACTCTCCCATGTGCTTGAACACGTAAATGAACCTCTCATCATGGTCAGGCAAGTCGCTGCATTCTTAGCGAAAGATGGATATCTTCTCATTGAGGTACCCCAGGACAGCAGCTCTGATTTCCTGAAACGCTTGCAAACTGGTGACCTAAACTGCGATGTTGGAGTTCATGAGCACATCAATAACTACTGCGAGCTCTCTGTACAGAAATTGATTGAAGCCGCCGGTCTTCAGTTGATTTCTATCGAAGCGGTTCCAGTCGAAAACCCCAGTGCCAAACAGAATTTCATCCGCGCACTGGCAAAAAACTGGCAATAG
- a CDS encoding histidine phosphatase family protein: protein MCANVELWLIRHGETEWSLNRKHTSRTDVGLTERGRQRAEELRDYLAGTKFAAVFSSPMKRALETCAIAGFGDVAKVDEDLREWDYGIHEGRTTEEIRAEMPGWSVWENEIVGGEAIEKVGVRADGVIERALKAGSGGRVALFAHAHILRVLAARWVGLNARDGRLFALRTGSVSVLGWERETRVIESWNRGFEG from the coding sequence ATGTGCGCAAATGTGGAGTTGTGGCTGATTCGGCATGGAGAGACCGAATGGAGTCTGAACAGGAAACATACCAGCCGGACCGATGTAGGGTTGACGGAGCGAGGACGGCAACGGGCCGAGGAGTTACGGGATTATCTTGCGGGAACGAAGTTTGCGGCCGTGTTCAGCAGCCCCATGAAGCGGGCGCTTGAGACCTGCGCGATTGCCGGGTTTGGCGATGTTGCCAAGGTGGACGAAGACCTTCGGGAGTGGGACTACGGCATTCACGAGGGTCGCACTACGGAGGAGATTCGGGCGGAGATGCCTGGGTGGTCGGTTTGGGAGAACGAGATTGTAGGTGGGGAAGCTATTGAAAAAGTTGGGGTTAGGGCGGATGGGGTGATTGAGCGGGCTTTAAAGGCTGGCTCGGGCGGGCGGGTGGCTTTGTTTGCGCATGCTCATATTCTGCGGGTGCTGGCGGCGCGGTGGGTTGGGCTAAATGCTAGAGATGGAAGGCTTTTTGCGTTGAGGACGGGCAGCGTGAGCGTGCTGGGATGGGAACGGGAGACTCGCGTGATCGAAAGCTGGAACCGGGGCTTCGAGGGATAA
- a CDS encoding FAD-dependent oxidoreductase, producing MADAQSSALKTTCCIVGGGPAGIMLGFLLARAGIDVTVLEKHKDFFRDFRGDTIHPSTLQLLYELGLLDEFLALPHQQLTQLAIAIGGQTLPISDFSRLPTHAKFIALMPQWDFLNFLSAQAAKLPSFHLLMEHEATGLIETRNRVTGVRTNTPAGPVEIHATLIVGCDGRHAITRVSGHLPLHDTGVPIDILWFRLSRHEGEPENALGNINYGSFAILINRGDYYQCGYIIAKDTFVTRIQPAGLEAFRNSLVHLVPFLNDRVHEITSWDQLKLLSIQVNRLTRWHSPGLLCIGDAAHAMSPVGGIGINLAIQDAVAAARILAPTLKTSLVTELTLAHIQGRRELPTRITQAFQVTVHHFLNRTLGNPAAVKPPLLLRLLSARPFVRRTLARFIGMGVRPEHIQTH from the coding sequence ATGGCGGACGCTCAAAGCTCGGCCTTGAAGACCACCTGCTGCATCGTCGGCGGAGGCCCCGCAGGCATCATGCTCGGCTTCCTCCTCGCCCGCGCCGGCATCGACGTCACCGTCCTCGAAAAGCACAAAGACTTCTTCCGCGACTTCCGCGGCGACACCATCCACCCCTCCACACTCCAGCTCCTCTACGAGCTAGGCCTGCTCGACGAGTTCCTCGCACTCCCCCATCAGCAGCTCACCCAGCTTGCCATCGCCATCGGCGGCCAGACGCTTCCCATCAGCGACTTCTCCCGTCTTCCCACACACGCGAAGTTCATCGCTCTGATGCCGCAGTGGGACTTCCTCAACTTCCTCTCAGCGCAGGCCGCTAAGCTCCCCAGCTTCCATCTCCTCATGGAGCACGAAGCCACCGGCCTCATCGAAACCCGCAACCGAGTCACCGGCGTCCGCACCAACACCCCCGCAGGTCCGGTCGAAATCCACGCAACCCTCATCGTAGGCTGCGATGGCCGCCACGCTATCACCCGCGTCTCCGGCCATCTCCCGCTCCACGACACGGGCGTCCCCATCGACATCCTCTGGTTTCGTCTCAGCCGCCACGAAGGCGAACCAGAAAACGCCCTCGGCAACATCAACTACGGCAGCTTCGCCATCCTCATCAATCGCGGCGACTACTATCAGTGCGGCTACATCATCGCCAAGGACACCTTCGTCACCCGCATCCAACCTGCCGGTCTCGAAGCCTTCCGCAACTCCCTCGTACACCTCGTTCCATTTCTAAACGATCGCGTCCACGAGATCACCAGTTGGGATCAGCTCAAACTCCTCTCCATTCAGGTCAACCGCCTCACCCGATGGCACAGCCCCGGCCTGCTCTGCATCGGCGACGCCGCACACGCCATGTCGCCCGTAGGCGGCATTGGCATCAACCTCGCCATTCAGGACGCAGTCGCTGCCGCACGCATCCTCGCACCCACGCTCAAAACCAGCCTCGTCACCGAGCTTACGCTCGCTCACATTCAGGGCCGCCGCGAGCTGCCCACCCGCATCACCCAGGCCTTTCAGGTCACGGTGCATCACTTCCTGAACCGCACCCTCGGCAACCCTGCCGCAGTCAAACCGCCCTTGCTCCTCAGGCTGCTCTCAGCTCGCCCCTTCGTCCGCCGCACTTTGGCACGCTTCATCGGCATGGGAGTGCGTCCCGAGCACATTCAGACTCATTAG
- a CDS encoding arsenate-mycothiol transferase ArsC has translation MFKVIFACVHNAGRSQMAAAFFNHLADPQKAHAASAGTEPGERVHPEVQAVMQEVGIDLSDARPQKLTEELAKSAQLLITMGCGDKCPYVPGLRRDDWPLRDPKGLSAEEVRAIRDEVKQRVQELLERENLDQSS, from the coding sequence ATGTTCAAAGTAATCTTCGCTTGCGTTCACAACGCCGGACGGTCTCAGATGGCGGCCGCGTTCTTCAACCATCTTGCAGACCCACAGAAGGCCCATGCCGCGTCTGCAGGTACTGAGCCGGGCGAACGCGTTCATCCTGAAGTGCAGGCCGTTATGCAGGAGGTTGGAATAGACCTCAGCGATGCGAGGCCTCAGAAACTCACGGAAGAACTGGCAAAGAGTGCTCAGCTTCTCATTACGATGGGGTGCGGAGACAAGTGCCCTTATGTGCCCGGTCTGCGCCGTGATGACTGGCCCCTCCGTGATCCGAAGGGACTGTCCGCAGAGGAAGTCCGCGCGATACGTGACGAGGTGAAGCAGCGCGTTCAAGAACTTCTCGAACGAGAAAATTTGGATCAGTCCTCATAA
- a CDS encoding arsenate reductase ArsC has product MPHYNILFLCTGNSARSIMAEAIMRWKGRENFSAYSAGSHPMGAVRPEALRQIELASLSTAGLHSKSWNEFAKPNAPVMNFVFTVCDNAAHEICPVWPGQPITAHWGVPDPAAVSGTQQEIDRAFSQAFSILERRISLMLALPLASLDAMALKTKLDDIGKK; this is encoded by the coding sequence ATGCCACACTACAACATCTTGTTTCTCTGCACCGGCAATTCTGCTCGCTCAATCATGGCCGAAGCCATTATGAGATGGAAGGGCCGCGAAAACTTCAGTGCTTACAGCGCAGGCAGCCATCCAATGGGCGCAGTTCGCCCGGAGGCATTGCGACAGATCGAGTTAGCAAGTCTCAGCACTGCCGGATTGCATAGTAAGTCATGGAATGAGTTCGCCAAGCCCAACGCCCCAGTGATGAACTTCGTCTTCACAGTCTGCGACAACGCCGCTCACGAAATCTGCCCAGTTTGGCCGGGCCAACCTATCACTGCTCATTGGGGAGTACCTGACCCAGCCGCCGTATCCGGTACGCAACAAGAGATAGACCGTGCATTCTCGCAGGCGTTCTCTATCCTCGAACGGCGTATCAGCCTCATGCTGGCGCTACCGCTCGCCAGTTTGGACGCGATGGCACTCAAAACCAAGCTAGACGACATCGGAAAGAAATAA
- the arsM gene encoding arsenite methyltransferase: MAEEILDSVRLKYGAVAQSSLSSNDDGVKAVAEAFGYSAEELTSIPAEANMGLSCGNPTATAHIRPNEVVVDLGSGGGLDVFLAAKMVGPKGRAIGIDMTPAMIERARTNAESGGYTNVDFHQSTIDRIPLPDASVDCVISNCVLNLAPDKPAVFREIARVLKPGGRLAVSDIALKEELPEAVSRSMAAYVGCIAGAIKIDDYRAELLAAGFEHVKIVDSNADLNAYAKVENQSGCCSPAMAEGSCCSPTSNTSTLHAELSDLLSKYDVNTAVASVKVYAIKPRSTASCCGPDCCS, encoded by the coding sequence ATGGCAGAAGAGATTCTTGATTCTGTACGGTTGAAGTACGGTGCAGTGGCACAGAGCAGTCTGTCCAGCAACGATGACGGAGTAAAGGCCGTCGCAGAGGCGTTCGGATATTCCGCCGAGGAGCTAACTTCCATTCCGGCAGAGGCAAACATGGGGTTATCTTGCGGCAATCCTACCGCCACCGCACACATTCGGCCCAACGAGGTTGTGGTAGACCTTGGTTCGGGCGGCGGCCTTGATGTCTTCCTTGCCGCGAAGATGGTAGGGCCGAAAGGCAGGGCAATCGGCATCGACATGACCCCGGCCATGATTGAACGGGCGCGAACGAATGCGGAGTCCGGTGGATATACGAACGTGGATTTTCATCAGTCCACCATCGACCGTATCCCGCTACCGGATGCTTCTGTCGATTGCGTCATCTCAAATTGCGTCCTCAACCTTGCGCCAGACAAGCCTGCTGTCTTCCGGGAGATTGCACGCGTCCTCAAGCCTGGAGGCCGCCTTGCCGTCAGCGACATTGCCCTCAAGGAAGAGTTGCCGGAAGCTGTCTCTCGCAGTATGGCGGCCTACGTAGGGTGCATCGCTGGAGCGATCAAAATCGACGACTACCGCGCCGAGCTGCTTGCTGCCGGATTCGAGCATGTCAAGATCGTGGACAGCAATGCAGACCTCAATGCTTACGCAAAGGTGGAGAACCAATCGGGCTGCTGCTCCCCAGCAATGGCAGAGGGTTCGTGCTGCTCGCCCACATCGAACACCTCCACACTCCACGCCGAATTATCAGACCTGCTGAGCAAATACGACGTGAACACGGCAGTCGCCAGCGTAAAGGTGTATGCCATCAAACCCAGATCGACTGCTTCATGCTGCGGGCCGGACTGCTGCTCGTAG
- a CDS encoding ArsR/SmtB family transcription factor — protein sequence MARKAQFDMPQFFQALGDTTRLRLLNLMGEQEVCVCYFVEILGGPQPKISRHLAYLRNAGIVSARREGKWMHYRIVMPQHIGAAQMLRQTLDSLKEDKAMQSDRARLSKACCSPAKYDLAGAPLPAAVDCCEVCE from the coding sequence ATGGCTCGAAAAGCACAATTCGACATGCCCCAATTCTTTCAGGCCCTCGGTGATACGACACGCCTAAGACTCCTCAACCTGATGGGAGAGCAAGAAGTCTGCGTCTGCTATTTTGTGGAGATCTTGGGCGGCCCTCAGCCGAAGATCTCCAGGCATCTTGCCTACCTCCGTAATGCCGGAATTGTCTCGGCAAGGCGCGAGGGCAAGTGGATGCACTACCGCATCGTCATGCCGCAGCACATCGGGGCAGCGCAGATGCTACGCCAAACGCTGGACTCCCTCAAGGAAGACAAGGCCATGCAGTCAGATCGCGCGCGCCTCTCTAAGGCTTGCTGCTCTCCGGCTAAGTACGACCTTGCCGGCGCTCCACTTCCGGCAGCCGTGGACTGTTGCGAGGTGTGCGAGTGA